The following DNA comes from Triticum aestivum cultivar Chinese Spring chromosome 3D, IWGSC CS RefSeq v2.1, whole genome shotgun sequence.
CGGCAGCGGGGTATAGAAAATCAGTTTCTTCAAGTCCAGTTTTTGGGTCTCATCACACCACAGCCCAGGCAATACAGCAGAAAAACTTTGGTCAACCGAGATGTTAGCAACATCGACCGTGGAACGGATCTCCCACTTGTCCCAGGAGATCTTCCTCTCCCACAGAGTGGCTCTCCAACCTATACCGCTGGTCCTGACAACCGGGTCATCAAATTCCACCTCGATGAATTTGATGAGATCGCCGCAGCAGGCAACATTGCAATAATACTGAGGAGCGAGCTCAGGGCGGCCATCCTCGTCGAGAAAGCTAACCCTTGATTCGGGGAACGGGATAAACTTGATGACAGGATTCCCGTCCAACAGGTTGCAAAGAAGGACAATGCCACGCATGAGATCAACCCAGCCCAGTGAGCCTGCAACAGCGATCTGCTGTGACAAGCCATGTCGACAACACATGAGCCTCTCAGACTTGGATAAGTGCCGCAACGACACCCTGTGGCTGCTCCACGCCCGAGTTTCAGACGAGAAGACGTGTGCATGGAACCACCAATCAGAATCTTTGCCAAGGCACTGGCGGTCGATGTATGCCACGGCGTAGTGCTCGCCGTCGGCGCAGGGCAAGAGGCCGAACCCCGTTCTCCTGAAGACCGTGGAGCTGGGGTCCCGGTCCGGGAGCAGCTGCAGCGACTGCTTCCCTGCGGGGGCGGCTCTGTAGACGAAGTGGTGGATGGAGCCCCTGAATGAGAGGCAGAAGACGACGAAGGCGGCCGCGGCGCAGACGAGGGAGGGCGGCTCCTTCTCGTGGAAGACGGAGGCGTCGAGGCCGGGGCAGTTGAAGGTGAAGTAGGAGACGCCGGGCGGGTCGACGAGCCAGAAGGACACCTCCACGGCTTGGCCCTCGCCGGTCCGGCACTTGGCGGTGGTCTCGTTCCGGCGTTCCGAGAAACGCGGCTCCTCGCAGAGGAAGACCCAGTCGGGGAATCCGGAGGCGGAGTCAGCGGCTTTTGAGCCCATCAGGGTGGAGGGCTGGAAGGAAAGAGCGGGGAGCGCCATGGATCTTGATACCGAGGTCAGACGCAACAGGCTCTAGGGCAACAAATTTGGTGGGGAATCAGGTTGCCCGCCGAACACGGGATTGGTCGAATCCGGGGAAAGGTTGGTGGCGGTGCTACTTCAGGTACGGAGGCGACTCGGCGGGAGGTGCAGGCGTCGGCGTgaatcgccggcgccggcgccgtcgaTGCGGGGAGCGTGCTTGGGGGATTTTTCTTTTAGGAGGAGTATTTGATTGAGATCGAGGACGGGGAAGCCCCACTCCCTTTATTTGGCTATCATACATTAAGACCCGTCAAAACTTGTTAAAATTCCAGTTTAGTCCAAAACCAAAACGGACTCCACTACGGCGCGGATCAAGCGAGCGCACGGCCGCACACACAAATCCAACGGCGATTACTCCATCGCGCTTGGCTCCTTAAAATTGCCGTTGGCCAAAGCCTTTTTTCTTTTGACGAAAAAAGAACTTTATTGAATTGAAGAAAAAAGAACTTTATTGGACATTGGGCACGGTAGCATCGTTTATGAGGAGGGGCACGATGTCATTCAGAGCTTTCTCAAACCATTCATGAGTTGTATATAAAATCTAGTTACCTTCGCGAACTCATGAATGGCCACATTTGCTTCCTCGTTACAATGTTCGAAACTAGTGAAAGGGAAGTCGCGAGTCATATAATAATAATTATCAAAAACAGTTGCCGCCGCTCCCGCATATACCTCTTCATTCTTTATGATGTCAATGCCCTTCAATTTATCCAAGTTGATAAATAGTCAATTGCATCCGGCCCTTTGCACGAGAGATAATTCAAATCTTAAAGCCAAGGCCTTCGTTATCTAGACATCTGCACACAAATCAATTCACATAACTTTATCATCTCTTAAAATTGCACGAGTCGTGCCCATTAGTAAATCTTGATCGAAGGAAGCATCAACATTCAAATTTACAAGACCCATAGGGGGTCTAATCCAGCCCCCTCTTTTTGTTCTATTATTTGGAGAGGAAACAATGACATAAACAACCTTGCGAGATCGAATCTCTGTATTAATCTGATTGGCAAAGCGTGTCGCAGGACCAGCTGCGCATGTGACACGGCGGCAGAGGCTCAAAGTGGCGCGACAAGCTCGTTTGAGTGAGGTGGTCGGCTAAGAGCAATCATCAGAACCTTCGGACTGACGCCACCTTGCTCCATGACCATGGTGTGCAGTGATACATCAATTTTTCATaatgtttttctactgttatttataatttaTTGAGTTGTTATTTCACTTCATGACGCCATTCTAatgcctttctctcttattttgcaagtttcacacgAAGAGGGGgattgccggcagctagaattctggacctgaaaaagctacaacagagatggaTATTCTCCAGAGCTCCAAATGACTTGAAAATTtacggataattattttggaattaataaaaaaaatattggcaaaagaaataCTAGGAGGGGATCCACCAGAGAGTCACGAGCTCAGGGGTCCACCAGCAGGCCTCTGGGGCCCGTCTTCTCCTATATGATGCTATTtgcctagaaaaaaaatcataagaaggctttcgggacgaagcgccgccgtctcgaggcgaaacctggtaggagcacttttgctctctggcggagcgattccgcgggggatacttccctctaggagggggaaatcgaagctatcgacatcaccaacgatcctctcaccatGGGAGAACCAATCTtcatcagcatcttcaccagcaccatctcatctcaaaccctagttcatatcttgtattcaatctttgtcccaaaacctcatattggtacctgtgggttgctagtactgttaattacatcttgtagttgatgctatacCTAGGCATGTCTTGGGCCGGGCAAAAAAAAAGCCCGATGCTGAAAACACAGGCTCGAGCCCGGCCCAGCCGACCGTCGGGCCTGCTAAATCGGGCCCAAACCTGACCCGATCCTAGAAAAGCCCGACACGGCCCGACCCGGCTACGGCTAAAATCTTGTTTTTCGCAAGCCCAAGCCCGTCCCGATCTGCCCGTCAGGCTCAATTTTCACCGGCCCGATGGCACACTCGGGCTCAGACCGACCCAAGATTTTTGGGTCTGTCGGGTCGGGTCGGGCCGTCCGGGGCGGGCTGCCCATCGCTAggtatagttgatgctagttggtttatttgttgGAAGATTATGTGTCCAAATGCTTAAGCATATTcaatacacctctgatcttgaacatgaatatgatgagtagttacttttgttcttaaggacacgggagaagtcttgttataagtaatcatatgaagttggtattcgttcgatattttgatgatatgtatgttgttcttcctttagtggtgtcatatgaacgtcgactacatgacacttcaccatgcttgggcctaaggaaatgcattggggagtaataagtagatgatggggaACAACACCCTAGCatcggttcacccacatatcaaattatcaaagtaacaaacgcgaatcaactaaacatgatgaatgTGACTAGACAAGAATTCCCATGTGTACTCGAGAACACTTTGCTTAGTATAAGAGAactttccggcttgtcctttgctataaaaaggattgggacaccttgctgcaccttggttactattgctacttgttacttgtcacgaattatcttgctacaaaactatcAGTCACCACTACTTTCAatacttgcggagaataccttgctgaaaaccacttatcatttccttttgctcctcgttggtttcgacgctcttacttattgatgttgggaaacatagtagaaaacaaaaaatattgcacgtacgatcacccaagatcaatatgaagttgcataacgggttgggatcatGATCGTTACCATCACCGAGTTGCGGCAGAAGAAGGATGTGTCGGTGTAGCTCGTACTTAGAGTCTCTCGAACCGTCGATGAACGAACCCTCGTACCGCCCAAGAATAGTCCCTCGAACCGAAGACCTAAAAGcacaacctctctacttggttgcaagcgtgcaaccttcatgatccggcagcgcttcgtcgtccagagctaatcgtcgccggagaattagagggaggagattagaaccacctagggcttctaattatgaggacaataggattagcctagctctaattagtcaactaggaccaactagaactagaactagaagaactagaggaggctccaaaacctGTGTATAAAAATGAGCAACATCCTcatgtatatataggttggagggagagggagggctgccaccAAAGGGGAAGGAGTCCCACTTGGTTCGCCAGCCTAGGggaggaggagtctgactcctccctgatacgtctccaacatatctataatttatgaagtatttatgcCATGTTCACAACAATTttgtatggttttggtatgatttgattagaactaacccggactgatgctgtttttagaactaccgtggtgtcattttttatgcagaaataaaagttctcggaatgggctgaaaatttacggtgattttttatggaccaaaggaGACCCCCGAAGCACCAAAGCTAGGCCAggaagtgaccgaggaggccacaagactagggggcgcgcccgccccctagggcacgcccccggCTTGTGGGACCCTCcggcacccccttgacgtgagatcgacgccaaaaattcttataaatgccAAAACCCCCGAAAAGAACCTTAGAGGAGAATTTCCATCGCCAAAGCCTCTGTAcccacgaaaaatcaatctaggccccctccggcaccctgtcggagggggccatcatcactggaggccatggaggaggaagccaatgggggagactctctccccctctctcttcgagggagagttccgtcagcacgacggcgtgatgatggtgatgatgatgctaccaacgcagggcttcgcctaagcactgctacaatatgaccgaggtggattatggtggaggggggcaccgcacacggctaaaagatcaatgatcaattgttgtgtctccaaggggtgcccccctccccgtatataaaggagtggaggagggggagggccggccctctctaggcacgccctaggggagtcctactcccaccgggagtaggattccccctttcctagtagaactaggagcccttccaagtagtaggagtaggagagaaggaaagggaaaagagaagagaaggaaggagggggcgccgccctccccctagtccaattcggactaagccttgggggggggcgcaccctcccctctctctttcccctaaagcccaataaggcccatatactccccggcgaattcccgtaactctccggtactctgaaatatacccgaatcactcggaacctttccgatgtccgaatatagtcatccaatatatcaatctttacgtctagaccatttcgagactcctcgtcatgtcccggatctcatccgggactccgaactaccttcggtacatcaaaacacataaactcatattaccgatcgtcaccgaacgtttaagcgtgcggaccctacgggttcgagaactatatagacatgaccgagactcgtctccggtccataaccaatagcggaacctagatgctcatattggctcctacatattctacgaagatctttatcggtcaaaccgcataacaacatacgttgttccctttgtcatcggtatgttacttgcccgagattcgatcgtcggtatatcaatacctagttcaatctcgttaccggcaagtctctttactcgttccgtaatacatcatcccgcaactaactcattagctgcattgcttgcaaggcttaaagtgatgtgcattaccgagagggcccagagatacctctccgacaatcggagtgacaaatcctaatcttgatgccaactcaacaagtaccatcggagacacctgtagagcacctttataatcacccagttacgttgtgacgtttggtagcacacaaagtgttccttcggtattcgggagttgcataatctcatagtcataggaacatgtataagtcatgaagaaagtaatagcaatatactaaacgatcgaatgctaagctaacggaatgggtcaagtcaatcacatcaatcgctaatgatgtcatcccgtcaatcaaatgacaactcatgtctatggctaggaaacttaaccatctttgattcaacgagctagtcaagtagaggcatactaatgacactctatttgtctatatattcacacatgtactaagtttccagttaatacaattctagcatgaataataaacatttatcatgatataaggaaatataagtaacgagtttattattgcctttagggcatatttccttcagtctcccacttgcactagagtcaataatctagttcacatcgtcatatgatttaacaccaacagttcacatctttatgtgattagttcacatctctatgtgactaatacccaaagggtttattagagtcaataatctagttcacatcgctatgtgattaacacccaaacagtactaaggtgtgatcatgttttgcttgtgagaaaagtttagtcaacgggtctgtcaaattcagatccgtatgtattttgcaaatttctatgtcaacaatgcttcgcacagagctactctagctaattgcttccactttcaatatgtatccaaattgagacttagagtcatctggatcagtgtcaaaacttgcatcgacgtaaccctttacgacgaaccttttttcacctccataatcaagaaacatatccttattccactaaggataattttgaccgctgtctagtgatctactcctagatcactattgtactcccttgccaaactcagtgtagggtatacaataggtctggtacatggcatgtcatattttatagaacctatggctgaggcatagggaatgactttaattctctctctatcttctaccgtggtcgggctttgagtcttactcgacttcacaccttgcagcacaggcaagaactccttctttgactgttccatttcgaactacttcaaaattttgtcaaggtatgtactcattgaaaaaacttatcaagcgtcttgatctatctctatagatcttgatgctcaatatgtaagcagcttcaccgaggtctttattttaaaaactcctttcaaatagtcctttatgctttccagaaaattctacattatttccgatcaacaatatgtcattcacatatacttattagaaatgttgtagtgctcccactcactttcttgtaaatacaggcttcaccgcaagtctgtataaaactatatgctttgatcaactcatcaaagcgtatattccaactccgagatgtttgcaccagtccatagatggatcgctggatcttgcacattttgttagcacctttaggatcgacaaaaccttctggttgcatcatatacaactcttctttaagaaattcattaaggaatatagtttgacatccatttaccagattttataaaatgtggcaatttgctaacatgattcaaggCGTGCAAAGTGAGCTACACGTAGTGCGAAGCAGCATGCTCCGCGAGATGCTAGCTGCCGTGTGAAGCTGCAGCGTTGCCAACAAGTGCCGGTGGACAAAGGCAATGATACGCATGGGCTTTGGCCGAGTGAATCGGCTAATCAGTTTATGCATATACACAGGTTTGCTAGATGACCGACTGGGTCGTGTGGCCGTTGAGGGATAAGCTACACGAGTGAGTACGTGGGCTTGCATGTAGCTAGATTAGTTAGTGCATGGTGCTAGTAGCCGATCGTGGCGGCTTGGCTGTGTGTGCCTTTGCATATTTAATCTGTAGTCATGTTTGTTCGGTTGAAGATCGGGAGTAAAAAAAGAGCTTGGCTGTGCGAAACAACTGCCCCCCAGACATTGTGTCTCCCGTTTCTGAGAGTGAGCTGTGAGAGGCAGCTAGGAAAATGGAAGGAGCTAGGAGCAGCTCCAACAAAGCCAAACATATTTTATTACATTGCATATGTACTTGGCCCAAAATGACATAATTTACTCGCCAGTTAGTGGAGATTCGGTTCAGTTAGTAGAGTGAGATTGCAGTGCTAGCTTTTTCCACGGTCTACACTCCACCCAGAGTCGACCATCATCATTTTTGTTTAGAGATTTTCTCCCTTGTTTGACTTCTTCTTAGTCATAATCATGCTTTTATTTTCTTTGTCGACGCGCTTCTAGATGCTCACCGGGGAGGAGGTGCATGCTGCTGTGGGCCCCTTGGATTTCAGTGTTTGCATTTAAAAAACAACAAGTTTCTCCCCATTCCCCGGTGCTTCCTTTTCCTATAGGATTGTGATATGGTCGTTTGTTTGTTGGTTGCTATGTCAAGTGGGAATGGATGTGTACTAGGTAGGTTGCATATATTGCTTCTGTTTCATTTTCGTAGCTTGTCAGCATGGAGTTGTAGGTATGCGTTGGCTCTATATAGCCACACATTGCGTGAGTACAGTAGGAGAGCTCCAATTATTGTATTTATTTACAGTAGCTACAGAAATATAAAGAATCAAAGGATGGGAATATACGAAATCGTGAAGGAACACTGACACCATGTTCTCTCTTTATTACGGAAAGCACAGCTGCTACCTTCATCAAAACACTGGCACACTGTTCATCACCTGAGAAAAGTCACAAGCATTTGTCTGTTTGTAAAACTATTTCATCTATGATGAGCATACTATGGTCATTGTAGGTGTGGATATGGTCATTATTGTAGTTTGGCGATCGTGGACCTAATCGCTTTGGGTTTTTGCTTTTTTCCTTGTCTATGCATAGCTTTGGGCTGATATGAATTTGTTAATTGCTGATATATCTTTAATGTGCCTCTTCAGAAAAaagatgcacacaaccatcttTGTAAAATTATTCAATAAAGGTCTGACAAAAAACATGTATTAAAAATCCGGAAGTCACCACTTCACGCCAAATAACTCAACAATGTGGGATACAATTACAATGCCCCAACATCCTCAACCGGGGTGGATCCATTCTAGCAAACTCCAAGAGTGCACCACATGCACCCACTTCTGAAGCCGCCATCACCACCGAACAATCAACTCATCTTAAGGGTTGAGATCTGCACCATCCTTGCCTGGTCAGTCGTCAACGCCTCCACGGCGCCCAACAGCGCAGCCGCCCTGCGGTCGTCCATTAAGATGTAATCGCCGCTGAGACCCGCCATCATGTAAGCGGTAGATACGACGCTGCTCCACCTTCCCAACGCGCATATTTGCGCAAATAAACTTACTCTCGTCCTTTTTTGTTGTGCCATGAAGCTAGAGAGGTTTGCATTCTCGCAAATTTAATTATTAGGATCTGATGAGTTTATGTTATTGTTCAATTTTTTTATTGGTTAGATTATGTATGATGTTGGTGTTTGTCCTCAACGCCATAGTGACGATCTTGTGATTTGAGGACCTGCACTTTTAGGGGTTATCCCCATCCGATGTACATTCTCAGTGAAGGATTATCTCTTTATGCGATGATGAATCAAGAGGCTTCAAGAAAGTTTTATTGTTAAATAGGTTCGTGTGGGTGAAGGAGTAGCCCTATCATTGTTGTGGTCTAATTGCAACCTCTTTACTGAAGTCTTGGAAGTATTTTGTCATGCTACGTTGATACCACGAAGAGGATGTTTCCAAGCGATatcattgtaattcttagtcataggaTCACTTCGTCTTTTTCTGGATCTAGGATCCAAAGCACTATACTTGTAACAATAATGTTTATGAATAAAATTACAGGTGTTTTCATAAAAATCATTGTTGAAATTTTCTTCGAGATGCCAACAGACACACAAATAGAAAAGAGCAAagagcaactctagcggagtcgtCATATCAGCCCATTCACCATAGCAACCGCAAATATGGCGACTTTATGCGAAAACGGCACTCTAGCGGAGTCACCATATGGCCCCGAGTCGTCATAACTTTTGGAGTGCGCTCAAAAATGACCAGAGGTGACTGCATTTTTGAAGGTTGGGCAAGGCGATATGACGTACCCTCCTTCCACCTAACTATCGACGGCAGCGACATTTCATGATGTGACGTCCCTTCCACCACTATGCACATCCCCGCTCCCCTTCGTTTGGAGCCAACGTCGACGCCTAGATCAACGTCGACGCCTGGATCAGCATGATTTGGCATCGGTCGCCTTCGCCGAGCCATTCCCGCACCTCCCATCATTTGTCGAAGCCCCACACCTTCTTCCTGTTGTCACCCCTTATGCCGCCGCGAGAGATAAATTTCCCCGACCTTTTGTCATATAATTAGTTTGGTGGCTCATAGTTTTGTTTCGATGACATAGGATTCACATTATGGTAGATGGATCCGATGGCGGAGCTGATGATTCGTCCTTGGATTTAAGCTCCAATTCCGATAGTGAAGTGTTGGATGCGGAAGAAGACGAGGTCATATTGATGGTAGTTGAAAGGATAGTATCCACTGGAATGAAGTGGAATTGTATGTTATCTTAGGTTGTTTCCGTGGCATTTCATCGGGGCGGAGTCGGAGGCCATTATCGGCTAATGGGAGACTACTTTCCATCGGGTTGTACCTTCCCGCCATACGTGTTCCAGCGATGCTTCCACATGACCGAACGACTATTCCATCGAATTGCCAATGACATGGAAGCCGTTGGACCTTTTTCCAACAACGGAGAAATGGCACCGATCTTCTAGGTTTTTCCAATTTTTCAAAGGGAACCGCGAAACTATTGATGCTCGCATATGCCTCCCTTTCTGACTCAATGGATGACAATCTTTGAATGGTCGAAGGTAGAATTACCAAATGCATGAAAGTGTTCGCCAATGGTGAAGGTTTGTGGAGAGCAGTATCTGCAAGCACCCAAGCCGAGGACACGCCCAGGCTTCTAGGGATGCATAAAGCAAAAGCTTGGCTTGGGGTGCTAGGAAGTGTTGACTACATGCAATACAAGTGGAAGAATTGCCTTGCAACTTGGCACAACCAATTTACCGGGCATTGGAATGACCCAAGAATAATTTTGGAAGTTGTTGCCTCTGAAGATCTGTGGATCTTTTCATTGCTACTTTGGGTTGTCTggatctcacaatgacatcaatacCTTGCATATATTGTATATTTGCAAGGCTAGGTCCACATACTTATCCACCTTGCGACATCATGTTCATTGGCTATCGATGTGCCCAGGGATATTATCTATGCGATGACATCTATTTATTTTTGTCtacattcactactagggaaaaccttatacacagaatcttagcagcagcgtggttcaaaaacaaacgctactgctacttagccgTAGCGAGCTTCaggaaaccgcgctactaatagcagagtagcagtagcgctctaggtgaaacgagcgctactactataattgccacggcgttgcctccaggctagatatagtagcagCGCCCTTATCctgaacgcgctgctgctaaagtacttagtagcagcgtttttcttctaaactcgctgctgctaagtatcaccgcaactaattaagtttagtcccataccgctaagcgaacaaggtgtttaccaccttaaatatgttacttctcaaactatctcgagcacttggtcttcattgaactatatgtgtaggatttgtggctgcaatatgaatcctcgcctgtacctatacaggtacagtgaggattcatattgactatttagattctacacaaaaagatcaatgatgaccaatgtatatttttgattttTTACATTGCTTAGAATTATAGCGTTTTTCTCTTTAaaaataactgcttccattagcagtagcgtttttcttcgaaacgcgctgtagctagctaagttagctacagcgcgtttcctaatgagcgctactgctagttcgacttaaccacccgcgCGGGCACATTTGCTAAGTCCCTCCCCTTTCTccccctgttcccctactcctctCTGCGCCGCCGtccgagcccgagcctgccctcaccgccgccgcccgaggccgccctcaacctcaccgccgccgctcgccgccgccctcaacctcacctctgccgctgccctcgacctcaccgccgccgcccgagcccgcccaggaccgccgcctcccgatgccgagcccgccctcgccgcccctccctccgtcgccgagcacctccccgccatcgtctctcccctctctgtaagcccaccacccctcccccaccccctctctctgcttagttagtagatgttttttagtagtagtagatgttaatttagggttcatagataatgatttttagtagtagttgaactagtttagttttagttgaactagtttagtaagtaaattaataaactagttgaactagtttaattaatagaactaatgtatttttagtacgaaaattaatataactagttgaactactttatttttagaaagaactagttttttctatttatagtaagtttatatttagtaagaactagttgaattaatagaactagttgaacatgtcatatttgttgttatttttttgccCGAGTGGCATATGTTCTgcccgagtggcctatgttttgcgggagtgttgattaatttccgttccggcaaatttcaggcgctcgatatgtcctttttaagc
Coding sequences within:
- the LOC123077022 gene encoding uncharacterized protein translates to MALPALSFQPSTLMGSKAADSASGFPDWVFLCEEPRFSERRNETTAKCRTGEGQAVEVSFWLVDPPGVSYFTFNCPGLDASVFHEKEPPSLVCAAAAFVVFCLSFRGSIHHFVYRAAPAGKQSLQLLPDRDPSSTVFRRTGFGLLPCADGEHYAVAYIDRQCLGKDSDWWFHAHVFSSETRAWSSHRVSLRHLSKSERLMCCRHGLSQQIAVAGSLGWVDLMRGIVLLCNLLDGNPVIKFIPFPESRVSFLDEDGRPELAPQYYCNVACCGDLIKFIEVEFDDPVVRTSGIGWRATLWERKISWDKWEIRSTVDVANISVDQSFSAVLPGLWCDETQKLDLKKLIFYTPLPSRRDDDLFYMVAKVNADDETAWAIAVDMERAAVEAMAQFSLGRYKYHIAMYSSCDFPKYLNMTPGADMYNPVDKCSKRMSVARLSAKQCVVQVLRTLDWLQELDQCLEIERSTDNAYRLLLQFSPVSSLCSSIRPMVKYASQGEAASKAVDFCRRALEDFDLALHGSPSDPSASVETMRSKISDVIQALDNVMQIVPSTLIPKERMLGDASDQKRSKATSETLEKPFEAKNTVYGWLLLRLMSFPREWYQVRRRWMIASREQRQAVVNTKDKHGKWRQRKYEPGNSRREKRT